ATATATTTCAAGAAAGAAGTTGACAATGTGAACTCAATgctagataaatataaaaaggaGTGGAAAAGGACTGGATGTACTTTGATGCCAGATGGATGGACCGATAGAAAAAGCAAGTCTCTCACTAATTTTTTAGTCAATAGCCCAAGTGGAACTATTTTTCTTAATTCTATGAATATTTCAGATGTAATAAAAGATGCTCAAAGGTTGTTTGAGTTGCTTAATTCATTAGTGGAAGAAATTGGGGAGGAAAGTGTAGCTCAAGTGGTGACAGATAGTGCTTCAGTATATGTAGCTGCTGGTGATTTATTAATGAAGAAGAGaacaaaattattttgttcTCCTTGTGCAGCTCATTGAATTGACTTGATATTACATGACATAAGTGAGTTACCCCTTTTCAGAGATACGATAAAGAAAGTAAAAGAAGTGTGTATTTACATCTATCTACATGTTTGGGTCCTTAACATGTTTAGAAACTATTCCAAGaagaaagagttaaaagagacCTTGAATTACAAGATTTGCTACACCATTTCTTACTTTGAAGCTAAACTTCCTCTTAGGACTACGTTTGCATCGGAGGAATGAGCTAAAAGTCATTATGCTAATAACGTGTTGGCAATCTTGACGTGTGATGACAAGTTTTGGAAATTGATCGAATATTGTTTGAAGTGTGTAAGTCCTcttgttaaagttttaaaacttGTAGATGGTGATGTGAAACCAGTAATGAGGTACATATATAAAGCCATGGATAGAGCAAAAGATCAAATTGCCCAAAATTTCAATCACTAAAACAAAAGACAAGATATGAACACATCTGGAAGATTATTGATACAAGATGGGATTTGCAACTTCATAGGCCACTTCATGCAGCTGGATATTTTCTTAATCCAAAGTTGTTTTCTTTAACATTTTGATAGATTTTATTTCTCAAGGAAAAGTATATATAGTTTAATTCCATTAAATTGTGAAATTTTGTTGGTTTCAATATGATGATTCCTTTAATGTGGATATGGAAGTGAAAATTGGATTGTATAAAACAATAGAGAAGATATATCCAGATATTGAAACAAGAATCAAAATTGATAATCAATTAgaaaaattcaagaaaagagAGGGACTATTTAGCATGAGTATGGTTGTGCTAACAAGAGACAAAAAGCAACCAGGTACCtttttatttagtatttaacattttaaattatCTAGCTTTTATATATTTAGAGCTTGTACAAAAAATGGGTTtaactatatttattttaaatatgtattaGCTATGGAGGAAAATGCAAAGAGCTTCAAAATGTTGCTATTCGAGTTTTAAGTTTCACTGCAGTGCTATGGGATGTGAAAGAAACTAGAGTACTTTTGAGCATGTCCATTCCAAAAATAGAAATAGTTTAGGACAACAAAGATTAAATGCTCTTGTTTTTATCAAGTACAACATTCAACTTGAATTAAGGCAAGTTAAAAGGGAAGAGAGAGGTGAGACATATGATCTAATTTGTTTGAGTAATATGGACACGGATGATGAATGGATCACAGAGCTAGAGAAGCCTTGTTTATCTTAAGATAATTCATGAATGAATATGAATGAATGATTTGAAGATGATGGAGGAATTGGaccaaataacaaaagaaaatgaGGCATGTATCTTACACTTCTTAATTTACAAAcattaattctttaaaattttgaatattaataACTTATAGAAAACTTTTTTACATAGGGTCAAGAAACTTGAAACTTGACAGAAAAGTAAAAGGAAAAGCTGTTGCGAACGAATAAAGGgataaagaaaaattagaaataataaATGGTGGAGAAGGCAATACAGAGGAAGAAGAGCTAGAAGACATTGTTATGTTAGAAGATAAAGATAATGATGAAGGGATTGATAACGATTATGAAGATAGATATGATATTTAATGGCCagataattttagttatttttgttataaaattttacattGTTAGTAATTTGATATTTTGAGTTTGGTACCTACAATATTATTaagtttattttgattttatatttagtaaattatttgaaataaataaatatatatatatatatacacatccCGAATCTtacaattcgatttgattctcaatttaaaaaataaggatTTTGATTCTCAATTTGACAATTATGCTTGTTAACGATTCGTGCACTTGTGAAAATTGTGCAACACCTGGGATGTCACAAATCTCCCcccaaaaactcaattttacttaattttgtgACGTTTTCATCGCAACTCTAATATGTTGAGTTGAATGCAATTGCTAATTCAGGACTAGAACTCAAATATTGTGGTTCGTTAGTGTTTCGTATTGCTCCACCTCGTCCAATGGGTAACCCTTTCTTTACAAATTTTCTAACCCAAAATGGGCAGACACGAATTGTAACAACTTAGCTAAAACTAAactaaataacttttggacacCACTATCCACATGGTCTAAattggttaacccaaattatCTATTAGTTTTGTACTGGCTCTTATATACTTATATTAAACCCGCTAAGTTGCCGATTTGGGATTTCAAATCCCGAGATGTTCAATTCAGATTTTAGAGTATTTAGAGCCCATTTAACGCAAACTTATGCAACACCTTAAGCTTCTTAGTTCACACTTCTCATGCaacattaaaaattagaaaacaagaaaaagggCAGCAATTCTCCGGTAGCTTGCAAAGCCAGTTGTATTCAACCTTCTAATAAATTTTGGCTTAAAGAAGAGGGGAAAAAGAAGATCTTGAAGAAATATATTTATGAAGTTGTGGCACTAAGAAATAAGATTTTACCTACCGAAGGAGATAATTAAGTTTGTATTGTCTCATCCCTGGATTGTTTAATGCATCAATGGCAACAATCCTAGTATTACGTCTTCCAAAACTATCAACATTCCTTCTGTCCACATGGTCACCAGAAAAGCGAAATGAAGAGGCATACCTATATCACTCAATGAGATGAACATGGTAAGAGATGGATTGTAACAAAAGCAATTATCAAGAATGTTATTTACGCACTACATTGAAAATTTAGAACATATGAAAGAAAATTTTGCTATGGAATTAATGAGTAAGGATAGGAAACAGCTGAAAGTTTCTGAAGGGTCACATCATGTTAATTAATTCCTTATTCACCAGTAACTCTTAAATCAGCAGGGAGAATGAacaaaatataaagataaacTCATGACAGACTGCATATAATAGTGCGACTGATGATAAATCTCAAGTGTAGATTTTAACCACTGGGTAATACTCACCCTCTGTAATTAGAGAATCTTTCTGCACCGACAATTTCTATGGCTTCATTGTCTTCCATGCGAGGCAAGAAAAGCATGCCAGCAATTAATTCGGGATTGATCATGAAACGGATCTCTTCCTGCAGAGGTTGATATTTAAAACAAAATACCATAAAGATACATCTTAACAAGATCTCCGAAAAATAATGGCCTTTGTGGCATTCAGTGAAATCAAACATGTAGGAAAGCATTTAAAATGAGAATATGCGCCTGAATAGAGGATTCCATCTCTAAGTATACCTGTACACAGCCCCTATGAAGAGCACCACCTCCAAGGTATTTATTAGCAAAATCTACTTCAAGAGCTCCATTGGATTGATCTTCTATGAAACCTAAATTATGAACCTACAGCTACAAAAGTTAAGTGACAGCACAAGGGGCAAACAAATCACTGAAGAAGAAATCATATACAATCAATAATTCATATAAACAAATAGATTGGTCATTTGcattgaaatatttatttttgaaaataaactaattaataaatcaatcatTTGTTACATTACCTCAAAAGAGCAAAGTGGTGCCACAGATTTGTTCCAAAAATCAGCCCCGGGATAAGAAATACCTGTAGGAAATTGTTCCCAAGGAAGAACCTTTCTCTCAAATGAGACAAAGCCCCCAGGTGTACATGAACATATCCTTTCAAAATAGTGTAGAATGCACATTATTTTGTTTTCCTGCTTTTCACTATAGTTTTCATATAGATCCCTGAAAAGCAATACAgcttgtaattaattaattccacatcgagaaaaaaaaattataaaaaaaattaaaaatggacaTTAACAAAACAAACCAAGCTAAGATAAATCATAATAAATCAATCAATGATATCAATTTGATTGATTAcgctataaaaaaaatatatagtatgATTGATTGATAAgcttgtaattaattaattccaaTCCCCTTCTGGTGTTGAATACTATAAAACAGAGAAGAGAATGGGAATGGGTTGTTTGATTATGCCCCTGAGCTCCAGGGTTTCTGAATTCGAATACATTAATTAGGCACTACATTCAACCACTTAATTGTTGCACATAATCTTACATTTTCACACACAAAAAACTAAGCAATCACACATAAAAGTAGCAAACTACCCCTCCCCCTCGAGTTGGAGCATACATATCACAAGGACCTAGCTAGCTACAAATGTAACAATCCAAAAACCACCGAGGGATTTACTGAAAATGTCTGGTAAATTGTTGTTTGACTTTGAATTGACAAAGCTTGTAATAACACATCCTCATTCAATCTTTTGCCCGATAATCTACATCTACATGTTTTGTCCTCTCATGATAAGCTAGATTGAAGCAATATGCAATGCAACTTGATTTTTATAGGTTAACTTCACTTGTTTAATGTCATTACATCTCAACTCTTAAAGAAGCTGCTTCAACAAATAAGCACATAAATTATGGAGACCCATAGCTTGGTATTTTGCTTCTATGATGTATAGAATAGGGATTatttgtgaaaaaataaaatagtggtGAATATGATCTAAGAGATAACAACGGAACCATACTAAACTAAAAAAGATTTAATGTTGTAGGAACCAAaccaaaattatttagttatttagttCTAATTCTGATTTTAGTTCTTTATTAAGAACCATACTGGAACTGAACTGAAACTATACCAGAACCATACCAAAGAACTgattttatgtatattttataaGTGATTTTAGATATTAGGGTtccattatataattttaataatatattttatatatcatatAGTTCAATATAATCTTATAATcatattactaaaattatatgattctatttaaagaatttaaatcctaattttataaattgttatATAATAGATAgtagaataatataaataagaaaaattactatCTAGTCCCAAAGATATAGAGAATCTCACTAGTTAGTCTCTTGGTTTggaaaaacacattaaaacgtTCCTGAGgtattaaaaaatctactaattagtggAGAGACTAATCAAGATTTGTCTAAAAtgctataatttattttatgtgcAATAATCAAGATTTGAACTAGAAttgaaactaaattaaatttaaaatagaacCAAAATAAGAATcagaatcaaaccgaatcagtaTTAAATTGCTAGGGAAAAGAGGATTGAGCTTGTTTCCCAAATTGATGCGACTCACAATTTAAAGAATATAATTTGGAAAGAGCAAGAATTAGCTTCTACAAATTGGAGATATTTGGATGACCTAGACAACAATAAAGAAGGTTAGCAGAAGCATTGGAAGCAAAAGCAACTAAATGTTCTAAGTTGGAGAATGGAGAGATGAGAATCCTTATGACTCACATCCAATCCACTTTGCCTTCCTCATATACTGGTCCTATACAAAAACAGAATTAACTATAAATGTCAAATAATGATTAAAGGTAACTTGTTAACTTGCTCCTAGAAATTAGATTTTGTTGCATGCAAATAGGACTTAAGTTATGACTCTGTCATCATgatggaaaataaaattttaaattaaatggtgTTCAATGTTGAGGATTCTGCTTccttatctcttttttttttctcaatacaTTGCAACCTATATTATAACTTAGACATCGCTTAAGAGAGATCAAGAGGTTAAATAAAGTTGGAGGTTATATACACAAACAAaagtcaaaataaaaattaaagtaacaTACTCAAATAAATGATCAAGATCGATTGTTGGAAGATGTTTTGCACCTCTATCAGTGACTGGAAACAAACAAAAGAAAGCACATGCTAGAAAAGCAGCAATCAATtcctgaaaatcaaaatttacactatcagaaaataatgaaaaagacAGATTCCAAGGGATGAAATAAAGTTTCATAGCTTCGGAATAGAATTACAACATAGATATAAATAAACTTTGCAAACCAGCTTACAACAAATGAAAGATTTGAAAGGGAAAAATTCATTGTAAGATCTAAACTTTATGAATGTAGAACATGTATTCAGATAGAAGAGAATGTTGGTTTAGCACTCCATGTTATGTTACAATGACCAAAAAAAAaccattttttttccttaaccATGGCACCAAATAAAATTGCAGGGCTGAAATGTCAATTTACAGCCCAAGTCAACTACTCAAAGGTTAGAATAAAAATGGATAATTTCAAGCCTCTttctttgaatgaaagaaattgCAATGGTGGCATTAGCAGAATAATAATTGCATTTAGAACGCCATTTATATCATTTTGGTTACCCAAAGACAGCATTCTTCAGTGGAAGCAAGTCATCAATGTAAGTTCACTTCTCCTCCATTGAATTTTCAGTTTCTATAAAAATTGGACttgcaataaatttaaaaccATGGAATACAGCTTTTCATATCAATACTAGAGAAACAGCACAACCAACTACCAAGTAAACTACGATACCTGGCTGAGGAATACTATACCAGCTACCTGGGGACCCAACAAGCGAAGACTAGTTCTGACGCCATTTGTAActccattaaaaaatttatctgcATTTTCATAGTGGGACTGTAACAGCGATGGCATCCGCAAGAGCAAATTTGCCAGTGCTGGGAGAACCTCTCCGAACCATTTCGTGGACTCAGCTCGGGACATCAGCTTGGGGgggaaaaaagaagagaaaacaaATCCTCTTCATTCAGTCACAATGCCACATATcgaataaaggaaaaaaaattatcaagagCTTCTAAGCTACTACAATTTATGGGTTTCCTTGAAATTGCTTGTTAGTACGAATTCAACAACCAAATCTTTATGGATTTGATAAAGAtcacaaaaaagaaaagaaaacccaATTGGTAGAATAACTTGTTACTGAGTCCGGGTTTCTTGGAGAGGGAAAAAAAACTCAGAAACACAGGAAAGAGAAAGTTGTTACCTCATCAAAGAAGAGGGAATAACCTTCTGGGGCAGAAGGAGCGAGAGGTTCAgcgcagagagagagagaatttcTGATATCGGAAATGGCTGCGAATAATGATTCCCCAGAGTTAACATTGTTGATATCTGGTCCTTCGGAGAGTGCCTTAAGCGCTTCCACAACTCGTGACGGCCAGAACAGGCTCGACGACCGAACTACAAGAGGCAAGAATGGTAGCAACGACTTGAGGTCTTCTCTCGTCTCCATTCCCTCTGTGATTTCCGCCACTCCACAAGAGGAATTTCACATTTCCCTTCCCGCTGCTATTTTGCCGTAGTAAAatccagttttttttttttcagaaaaaaaaaatcaatataaactattttctttttaaactattcaaaaataaatttattatttagtttttataatataaaaaattctatCAATTAatctatttactttttaaagAATACGTTAAACTATTTtagatttctaaaaaatttattaattataaagattatatTTCTTGTTTCTAGCCTTCATTATAAGAATATGGTGCAAGTCTTAGGACTCAACTCCATATAAAACTTCTAAagtcaataaaataaattaattaataaaaaaactctGGCCAGCCTTAAGaggttcaataaaaaaattagagttGATTGAAAATCCAAACtcaacaaaaaaatatttttaaaatataagttttattttaatcctTTAACCACATGTGGTGGCAAAAAAAATCTCCCATTACCGAAGGCAAAGAGGAAAATGAGAGTACATTTAAACATTAAAGGATCATTATCAAATGAAAATAGAGAAAAAGAGGCCGAAAAGAGAGTGTCAAAACCACCAAAGCTATCATGCATGAAAGTTGGACAAGGAAGGCTTTATGGTGGAAAGAGAAACATCAATGATGGTGAAGGAGGCACATTATTTAGTATCCTAATCACATCTATGAAATCGATGTTCCATGAGCTATGACTCTTAGCCCATGTCTCTTTGACAAGAATCAGCATCTATCCAAATACCTCCACCTGAaacgaataaaaaaataaacacatATATAAGAAAGCACaaaaaggaaaacaacaaaacaaTTGAACTTTCATTCCTCCCTCAAATTTACTAATAAAgagcataaaaaaaaaagacaaatcaaaaaattattttatcaactTTTTATAAAGATctgtcaaaaataaaataaaagatgtaTATATGATCTATCCGAGAGTAGAAAGAACCCGTTGTTGAGAGAGAGACAATGAAAATTCTCTTTTCTCAAATAAAACAAGAGGGAATCAACCGGTGATAAGAAAAAGGAGACAAAACAATTCCTTATCCAAAAGGAGAGGGAGGCTCTCTCTAAAAATCtagaaaaatattgaaatcGCTCAGTTTCAagtgtaattaaaaaattaaataaattatttatattaaattatagaaattaaattacattttacaaaataaattgttaAGAAATTTTTATAGGCGAACAATATAAATGTCAAtctactatttaaaaaaaattattttggttTTGAATGGATCTTAAAAAATGCTATTGGTCTCGTGTGAAGATTGGCATCTTCTTTGCTAGACTcgtatttttttaatcttgttTTAACCATAAAAATTTGCTTAAAAATTGTTTGCAGTGCTCTAATATTTTTGTTAGATAATCTGCAAATATTGAACTCATTTATTTTACGAAACCATTATAACCTTTTagcaaaaaatttcaaaaaatagacACGTTTACAATATTCTGAAAAATATTCAAGATTATTTTAAccctaaaaaaattacaatcttTTAgccaaaattttgaaaaatagacAATTTTGTAATTACATTGATAATTtgcaatattcaaattttaaatgaaattcaaTGAATAATGCGGTTGTCAAAATCTTAATACATGTATTTTGATTTTTTCcttgtaaatttataaatattattaatcaaaacaatatatttttcactagCATTACATTAAAGAAATTTTTACTTGGTAGGTAAAAGTTTGACAATCTTTAGTTTATAAgattaaaaaatacaataaatacttagttttaattttaaatatatatatatatatatatatgcactcATATGATAATATTTCAGATTCTACTCTCTCAATTTTCAATACccatttcaaatatatatatatatatatatataatagagaAATCATATATAGAGACAAAAATTTTCTCTCAAAGTTTAGCTTCTTTTTATTTCGTATTTGATGGAATGACTCCTTTATTCGTCggaataagaaaattaatattttattattttatcatggAGACCATTTACGTTAGCAATTTCTTATTAATAACTTGTTTATATATAGTTGGATTTATTTTGCATATTGGTGAATGCTTGGCAAGATTTTCATagaatttatgggtttttattaTTGGTTAGTAAAGGAGACAAATCATTTATCTACTCTGTCAGTTATAGTGTGTTGCTACAAGTGAATGGTGAAATAAATACTAAAGGTTTCAGCTTACAGCGACCCTTCTATGGCTAAAGAAGAAGATTGCCATGGCGTCAACCCTCTTACTTGTAATCGCTAATAATCATGCCAATTCTTAGTTGGAGGTGTGTGGTTTAATTATTCTTTAATGCTTTCCTAACAACTAGCATTTGGCTATGTTTTTGCCAAAAGGTTTCTCCTTCGTCTCCTTGAATGCCTTTTTGAGTTTCTGATGTTAAGGATTTTCAATCAATAACCGAAATTTGGTTTCGGGAAGGCTAGTTTAGCCATACAAAGTCTAGCCACCATTTGTTCATCTCAAAAGCTTCTCGTCCGGTTAGTTGTGCCTTTAGCTTCCTAGCGAGGCTTGCAAGATAGTTTCAGTTGGCTAGGCAGCAAAAACTTAATGGTGGACTGGGCCTTAGATGAAATTGGACTTTGTTGTAATGTCCAAACTTAATCCTGTCATTATGATGTTTTTCGTCTATAGTATACGAGCCAAGCTATTTGACTTGCGTAATAGATTGAGAAATCCACCACGTGATATATCAAAGCGTATAtacaactttttaatttttattttaaatttttttatttatcttatttgtcaaatattattatttaaatatgcatcttaaaaatataaaatataaactccttttaattttagaaccatcaaaattaagatttttaacTATTAGTATACTTCTTTGAACCATATATATACAGACATTTGCAAAACTAAGACTACAAAAATGTTCTACAATATTAAACTAACTAAACCGTATTACCAGGTTTCATGATTAAGCGAATAAGATTTTTAACTAAACtttttgaaatataataatcaatttatttttaaaatttaaaattaagtgtgtatgtcaaataaatttaaaaaatatgaaataatataactaacttatttttttaaaaaattaaatggcttgtattttatatatttatcaaatataaaattgtAACAATTATTTATAACCTATTTATTAAacttcaaataaaattatatgtaatTAAAAATTGTTACTATAACCTATTTATGTCAGTAGCTATTATAAAACTCTACCTATTATATATTTAAGTATCAAGCTTTTATCTAATTaacaatttaattgaattaaaagaaTGTGTTTGTGCATATGTGTATATATCCACATTATAAAactcattatatgtttttaagcatcaacatatatttaattaatatttaattttcttacaaAGAAATGTTTATTACTcttaagatttttatatttttttaattatacatttaaatgtattttattttttcaaattatattaatgtatgtaataataattatatattcagTGAAAAACTTACGTACAAAACTTAATCTATATTTAAAAAcatttcttattaattttattaatgatattCTTAAAAAGGCATATTGGTAATAAAAGTTCAATATTTTgtctttttatgatttaatataaaacttatttaaattacATTATAACTATAGtaaaatagttaaattaattttgatcaaaacCACATGTTATCATTGTAACTATAGTAAAAGAAGCCTCATATAAATGTGTCCTTATACTTCAACAAGAAGTTAGACCAACTCCGGAGCAGCTCATTCACATCTAAGCTTTGCAAGAAATATAACAAGCTTAGCAAGTCCCTAACAATGGATGCACATCGCTCTCTCAAAATTGCCCATCATTTCCAAAAACATAAAGGGTACCTTTTAGTTGGGCTTTTTAAGTACTAAGATGGTCTTGAGCCAATCCATCTTCTGCGAACTTCTTCGACGAACTGCATCAATTCCACTCCATTGCGTGGTTAACAAAAACGCGGAtgaaaatttgagaaaattgAAACTAGATGTAAATATGGAGCCATTAGTTCAATTTTTATCTCATCTTGCCCTCCCGCAAGACATCGATCATATTATATATCCGCTTGTCTGCCTTTGACTGAATCTGCATTTTCACCACATGCTTAATTTGTAAGCAAAAGACCCACGATAATAATCAATATTACTTGTGTCAGAGGCATGAGGAATGGAAGCATTTTACCTTCTTAGCAAGGAAAATAACGGCATCAACAGTACCCTCTGCATAAATAGATCTACCACAAACGTTATGTTGAAACTCAAAAGAAACTCTGCATGGAAAGGGATCAAGATGAATAAACAGATTGAATTTTGTTGACACAAGAGAAAAGAAGTAAAGTCTAATGTAGATGTTTGTTATTACGTTTGATCAGGTGATGTGAGATGATACATATGGAATGCATGGCCAGACAAATGCTCCTCTGGAACACCCACCATCTCAATTTGTTGCTTGGGATCCCGGATCATTTGTATCTGAAATAAAAGAGTAATAGAAACTGATGATCACAGCAAAACATTGATAAGTTATCTAGATAGAATTATGTTGTCAATTGCTTCTAGAAAGGTTTTGCATCCCACAGCATTGAACAAGAGAGAATGGGCAAAATTACAAACGTCAATTGCTGCAACAAGAATTGCAGGCGCAACCTCTTGGTTCAGATGCTAAAATTCAATATTGACTGCCAGGTGCTCGTTAACCaagg
The sequence above is a segment of the Manihot esculenta cultivar AM560-2 chromosome 5, M.esculenta_v8, whole genome shotgun sequence genome. Coding sequences within it:
- the LOC110616356 gene encoding poly(ADP-ribose) glycohydrolase 1 isoform X1, whose amino-acid sequence is METREDLKSLLPFLPLVVRSSSLFWPSRVVEALKALSEGPDINNVNSGESLFAAISDIRNSLSLCAEPLAPSAPEGYSLFFDELMSRAESTKWFGEVLPALANLLLRMPSLLQSHYENADKFFNGVTNGVRTSLRLLGPQVAGIVFLSQELIAAFLACAFFCLFPVTDRGAKHLPTIDLDHLFEDLYENYSEKQENKIMCILHYFERICSCTPGGFVSFERKVLPWEQFPTGISYPGADFWNKSVAPLCSFEVHNLGFIEDQSNGALEVDFANKYLGGGALHRGCVQEEIRFMINPELIAGMLFLPRMEDNEAIEIVGAERFSNYRGYASSFRFSGDHVDRRNVDSFGRRNTRIVAIDALNNPGMRQYKLNYLLREINKAFCGFSDLPKCNHYKSFFRNSGPQGAQSEEGDEDANVIPMNKYLVRGSDIIEDSDETCSWCQDHKHKNGIATGNWGCGAFGGDTEIKAIIQWLAASQALRPAIFYYTFGVEVLRNLDKVSQWIVSHEWTVGDLWNMLVEYSSQRLNGETNVGFFKWLLPSLC
- the LOC110616356 gene encoding poly(ADP-ribose) glycohydrolase 1 isoform X2: METREDLKSLLPFLPLVVRSSSLFWPSRVVEALKALSEGPDINNVNSGESLFAAISDIRNSLSLCAEPLAPSAPEGYSLFFDELMSRAESTKWFGEVLPALANLLLRMPSLLQSHYENADKFFNGVTNGVRTSLRLLGPQVAGIVFLSQELIAAFLACAFFCLFPVTDRGAKHLPTIDLDHLFEDLYENYSEKQENKIMCILHYFERICSCTPGGFVSFERKVLPWEQFPTGISYPGADFWNKSVAPLCSFEVHNLGFIEDQSNGALEVDFANKYLGGGALHRGCVQEEIRFMINPELIAGMLFLPRMEDNEAIEIVGAERFSNYRGYASSFRFSGDHVDRRNVDSFGRRNTRIVAIDALNNPGMRQYKLNYLLREINKAFCGFSDLPKCNHYKSFFRNSGPQGAQSEEGDEDANVIPMNKYLVRGSDIIEDSDETCSWCQDHKHKNGIATGNWGCGAFGGDTEIKAIIQWLAASQFDRMLSMNLNAFLSGIKTCHFLLHIWR
- the LOC110616356 gene encoding poly(ADP-ribose) glycohydrolase 1 isoform X3; protein product: METREDLKSLLPFLPLVVRSSSLFWPSRVVEALKALSEGPDINNVNSGESLFAAISDIRNSLSLCAEPLAPSAPEGYSLFFDELMSRAESTKWFGEVLPALANLLLRMPSLLQSHYENADKFFNGVTNGVRTSLRLLGPQVAGIVFLSQELIAAFLACAFFCLFPVTDRGAKHLPTIDLDHLFEDLYENYSEKQENKIMCILHYFERICSCTPGGFVSFERKVLPWEQFPTGISYPGADFWNKSVAPLCSFEVHNLGFIEDQSNGALEVDFANKYLGGGALHRGCVQEEIRFMINPELIAGMLFLPRMEDNEAIEIVGAERFSNYRGEINKAFCGFSDLPKCNHYKSFFRNSGPQGAQSEEGDEDANVIPMNKYLVRGSDIIEDSDETCSWCQDHKHKNGIATGNWGCGAFGGDTEIKAIIQWLAASQALRPAIFYYTFGVEVLRNLDKVSQWIVSHEWTVGDLWNMLVEYSSQRLNGETNVGFFKWLLPSLC